A stretch of the Neodiprion lecontei isolate iyNeoLeco1 chromosome 4, iyNeoLeco1.1, whole genome shotgun sequence genome encodes the following:
- the LOC107223673 gene encoding kinesin light chain isoform X8: MGRTDMSKTLNAYRIKKIEHIGRMTAMTQEEIVAGARTVAQGLEALRCEHGGLLQGLQSQEAPAAREKASLISRNIEMIELGLGEAQVMMALASHLQMVEAEKQKLRTQVRRLCQENAWLRDELAGTQQKLQGSEQAVAQLEVEKRQLNFMASIRQFDPDPPAEDENTKDRPKDDPVVDLFPDDDNDDRTMTPTPPSQFAQQVNAGYEIPARLRTLHNLVIQYASQGRYEVAVPLCKQALEDLEKTSGHDHPDVATMLNILALVYRDQNKFKEAANLLNDALAIREKTLGENHPAVAATLNNLAVLYGKRGKYKEAEPLCKRALEIREKVLGREHPDVAKQLNNLALLCQNQGKYEEVERYYQRALVIYESKLGPDDPNVAKTKNNLASCYLKQGKYKEAEVLYKQVLTRAHEREFGAIEGDNKPIWQVAEEREENKHRNKENAPYGEYGGWHKAAKVDSPTVTTTLKNLGALYRRQGKYEAAETLEDCALRSRREALDLVKQAKVAQILGDEKGSTRRGSRSSLANSEQEQHDEDRKHAVRAQ; this comes from the exons ATGGGTAGAACAGATATGTCAAAAACGCTGAACGCTTATAGAAT TAAGAAAATCGAACATATTGGCAGAATGACAGCCATGACACAGGAGGAGATAGTAGCCGGCGCTCGGACGGTGGCCCAGGGACTGGAGGCTCTTCGCTGTGAACACGGGGGTCTCCTGCAGGGTCTACAGTCTCAGGAGGCACCAGCGGCGAGGGAAAAGGCCAGTCTAATATCCAGGAATATTGAAATGATCGAATTGGGTCTTGGAGAAGCACAAGTCATGATGGCCTTGGCTAGTCACTTACAAATGGTCGAAGCTGAGAAGCAGAAACTCAGAACGCAAGTTAGACGATTGTGTCAGGAAAATGCGTGGCTCAGAGACGAGCTTGCAGGAACTCAACAGAAGTTGCAGGGCAGTGAACAAGCG GTTGCACAACTAGAAGTAGAGAAGAGGCAGCTGAACTTTATGGCCAGCATAAGACAATTTGATCCTGATCCACCAGCTGAGGATGAAAATACAAAGGATAGGCCGAAAGATGATCCAGTTGTTGATCTGTTCCCGGATGATGATAACGATGATCGAA CCATGACACCAACTCCACCATCTCAGTTCGCTCAACAAGTGAATGCTGGATACGAAATACCAGCACGTCTCCGTACTCTACATAATCTTGTTATCCAATATGCGAGTCAAGGGCGTTACGAAGTTGCAGTACCACTGTGCAAGCAGGCGTTAGAAGACCTTGAAAAAACATCTGGTCATGATCACCCCGATGTTGCGACGATGCTAAATATTTTAGCCCTAGTTTACAGAGATCAAAACAAGTTCAAAGAGGCAGCAAATCTGCTTAATGATGCTTTAGCCATCAGAGAAAAAACTTTGGGTGAAAATCACCCAGCTGTTGCTGCAACGTTAAATAACTTGGCTGTTTTATATGGTAAACGTGGAAAATATAAGGAAGCTGAGCCGTTATGCAAGCGTGCATTGGAGATTCGGGAAAAGGTACTTGGACGTGAGCATCCAGATGTTGCAAAACAGTTGAATAATTTGGCGCTGTTGTGTCAAAACCAGGGAAAATATGAGGAG GTTGAACGCTACTATCAACGTGCTTTAGTAATTTACGAATCAAAGTTAGGGCCAGACGATCCAAACGTTGCaaagacaaaaaataatcTTGCCTCTTGTTACCTCAAACAAGGAAAATATAAGGAGGCGGAGGTTCTCTACAAACAGGTCCTAACAAGAGCTCATGAACGTGAATTTGGGGCAATTGAAGGTGACAACAAACCAATATGGCAG GTAGCGGAAGAGcgtgaagaaaataaacataGAAATAAGGAAAACGCGCCATATGGTGAATATGGTGGTTGGCATAAAGCAGCAAAAGTCGATTCACCTACGGTAACTACAACACTCAAAAACTTAGGCGCACTTTACCGGCGACAGGGAAAATATGAGGCTGCTGAAACGCTTGAAGACTGTGCGTTGAGGTCACGAAGAGAG GCACTAGACTTAGTGAAGCAGGCAAAAGTAGCACAGATCCTTGGAGATGAGAAAGGATCAACAAGGCGAGGCTCACGATCGAGTTTGGCAAACAGTGAGCAAGAACAGCACGACGAG GATCGCAAACACGCTGTTCGTGCCCAGTAA
- the LOC107223673 gene encoding kinesin light chain isoform X4, producing the protein MGRTDMSKTLNAYRIKKIEHIGRMTAMTQEEIVAGARTVAQGLEALRCEHGGLLQGLQSQEAPAAREKASLISRNIEMIELGLGEAQVMMALASHLQMVEAEKQKLRTQVRRLCQENAWLRDELAGTQQKLQGSEQAVAQLEVEKRQLNFMASIRQFDPDPPAEDENTKDRPKDDPVVDLFPDDDNDDRTMTPTPPSQFAQQVNAGYEIPARLRTLHNLVIQYASQGRYEVAVPLCKQALEDLEKTSGHDHPDVATMLNILALVYRDQNKFKEAANLLNDALAIREKTLGENHPAVAATLNNLAVLYGKRGKYKEAEPLCKRALEIREKVLGREHPDVAKQLNNLALLCQNQGKYEEVERYYQRALVIYESKLGPDDPNVAKTKNNLASCYLKQGKYKEAEVLYKQVLTRAHEREFGAIEGDNKPIWQVAEEREENKHRNKENAPYGEYGGWHKAAKVDSPTVTTTLKNLGALYRRQGKYEAAETLEDCALRSRREPHVQQALDLVKQAKVAQILGDEKGSTRRGSRSSLANSEQEQHDETSLPLVQGALHEEQSGHQDASPNKPGLKTKLFNVLGIHSSTIANTLFVPSNQDIKETFK; encoded by the exons ATGGGTAGAACAGATATGTCAAAAACGCTGAACGCTTATAGAAT TAAGAAAATCGAACATATTGGCAGAATGACAGCCATGACACAGGAGGAGATAGTAGCCGGCGCTCGGACGGTGGCCCAGGGACTGGAGGCTCTTCGCTGTGAACACGGGGGTCTCCTGCAGGGTCTACAGTCTCAGGAGGCACCAGCGGCGAGGGAAAAGGCCAGTCTAATATCCAGGAATATTGAAATGATCGAATTGGGTCTTGGAGAAGCACAAGTCATGATGGCCTTGGCTAGTCACTTACAAATGGTCGAAGCTGAGAAGCAGAAACTCAGAACGCAAGTTAGACGATTGTGTCAGGAAAATGCGTGGCTCAGAGACGAGCTTGCAGGAACTCAACAGAAGTTGCAGGGCAGTGAACAAGCG GTTGCACAACTAGAAGTAGAGAAGAGGCAGCTGAACTTTATGGCCAGCATAAGACAATTTGATCCTGATCCACCAGCTGAGGATGAAAATACAAAGGATAGGCCGAAAGATGATCCAGTTGTTGATCTGTTCCCGGATGATGATAACGATGATCGAA CCATGACACCAACTCCACCATCTCAGTTCGCTCAACAAGTGAATGCTGGATACGAAATACCAGCACGTCTCCGTACTCTACATAATCTTGTTATCCAATATGCGAGTCAAGGGCGTTACGAAGTTGCAGTACCACTGTGCAAGCAGGCGTTAGAAGACCTTGAAAAAACATCTGGTCATGATCACCCCGATGTTGCGACGATGCTAAATATTTTAGCCCTAGTTTACAGAGATCAAAACAAGTTCAAAGAGGCAGCAAATCTGCTTAATGATGCTTTAGCCATCAGAGAAAAAACTTTGGGTGAAAATCACCCAGCTGTTGCTGCAACGTTAAATAACTTGGCTGTTTTATATGGTAAACGTGGAAAATATAAGGAAGCTGAGCCGTTATGCAAGCGTGCATTGGAGATTCGGGAAAAGGTACTTGGACGTGAGCATCCAGATGTTGCAAAACAGTTGAATAATTTGGCGCTGTTGTGTCAAAACCAGGGAAAATATGAGGAG GTTGAACGCTACTATCAACGTGCTTTAGTAATTTACGAATCAAAGTTAGGGCCAGACGATCCAAACGTTGCaaagacaaaaaataatcTTGCCTCTTGTTACCTCAAACAAGGAAAATATAAGGAGGCGGAGGTTCTCTACAAACAGGTCCTAACAAGAGCTCATGAACGTGAATTTGGGGCAATTGAAGGTGACAACAAACCAATATGGCAG GTAGCGGAAGAGcgtgaagaaaataaacataGAAATAAGGAAAACGCGCCATATGGTGAATATGGTGGTTGGCATAAAGCAGCAAAAGTCGATTCACCTACGGTAACTACAACACTCAAAAACTTAGGCGCACTTTACCGGCGACAGGGAAAATATGAGGCTGCTGAAACGCTTGAAGACTGTGCGTTGAGGTCACGAAGAGAG CCGCACGTACAGCAG GCACTAGACTTAGTGAAGCAGGCAAAAGTAGCACAGATCCTTGGAGATGAGAAAGGATCAACAAGGCGAGGCTCACGATCGAGTTTGGCAAACAGTGAGCAAGAACAGCACGACGAG ACCTCGCTGCCGTTGGTACAAGGGGCGCTGCACGAAGAACAGTCTGGCCATCAAGATGCTAGCCCAAACAAACCAGGACTCAAAACCAAACTGTTCAATGTTCTTGGAATTCATTCTTCTAC GATCGCAAACACGCTGTTCGTGCCCAGTAACCAGGATATAAAAGAAACATTCAAATGA
- the LOC107223673 gene encoding kinesin light chain isoform X7 → MGRTDMSKTLNAYRIKKIEHIGRMTAMTQEEIVAGARTVAQGLEALRCEHGGLLQGLQSQEAPAAREKASLISRNIEMIELGLGEAQVMMALASHLQMVEAEKQKLRTQVRRLCQENAWLRDELAGTQQKLQGSEQAVAQLEVEKRQLNFMASIRQFDPDPPAEDENTKDRPKDDPVVDLFPDDDNDDRTMTPTPPSQFAQQVNAGYEIPARLRTLHNLVIQYASQGRYEVAVPLCKQALEDLEKTSGHDHPDVATMLNILALVYRDQNKFKEAANLLNDALAIREKTLGENHPAVAATLNNLAVLYGKRGKYKEAEPLCKRALEIREKVLGREHPDVAKQLNNLALLCQNQGKYEEVERYYQRALVIYESKLGPDDPNVAKTKNNLASCYLKQGKYKEAEVLYKQVLTRAHEREFGAIEGDNKPIWQVAEEREENKHRNKENAPYGEYGGWHKAAKVDSPTVTTTLKNLGALYRRQGKYEAAETLEDCALRSRREPHVQQALDLVKQAKVAQILGDEKGSTRRGSRSSLANSEQEQHDEDRKHAVRAQ, encoded by the exons ATGGGTAGAACAGATATGTCAAAAACGCTGAACGCTTATAGAAT TAAGAAAATCGAACATATTGGCAGAATGACAGCCATGACACAGGAGGAGATAGTAGCCGGCGCTCGGACGGTGGCCCAGGGACTGGAGGCTCTTCGCTGTGAACACGGGGGTCTCCTGCAGGGTCTACAGTCTCAGGAGGCACCAGCGGCGAGGGAAAAGGCCAGTCTAATATCCAGGAATATTGAAATGATCGAATTGGGTCTTGGAGAAGCACAAGTCATGATGGCCTTGGCTAGTCACTTACAAATGGTCGAAGCTGAGAAGCAGAAACTCAGAACGCAAGTTAGACGATTGTGTCAGGAAAATGCGTGGCTCAGAGACGAGCTTGCAGGAACTCAACAGAAGTTGCAGGGCAGTGAACAAGCG GTTGCACAACTAGAAGTAGAGAAGAGGCAGCTGAACTTTATGGCCAGCATAAGACAATTTGATCCTGATCCACCAGCTGAGGATGAAAATACAAAGGATAGGCCGAAAGATGATCCAGTTGTTGATCTGTTCCCGGATGATGATAACGATGATCGAA CCATGACACCAACTCCACCATCTCAGTTCGCTCAACAAGTGAATGCTGGATACGAAATACCAGCACGTCTCCGTACTCTACATAATCTTGTTATCCAATATGCGAGTCAAGGGCGTTACGAAGTTGCAGTACCACTGTGCAAGCAGGCGTTAGAAGACCTTGAAAAAACATCTGGTCATGATCACCCCGATGTTGCGACGATGCTAAATATTTTAGCCCTAGTTTACAGAGATCAAAACAAGTTCAAAGAGGCAGCAAATCTGCTTAATGATGCTTTAGCCATCAGAGAAAAAACTTTGGGTGAAAATCACCCAGCTGTTGCTGCAACGTTAAATAACTTGGCTGTTTTATATGGTAAACGTGGAAAATATAAGGAAGCTGAGCCGTTATGCAAGCGTGCATTGGAGATTCGGGAAAAGGTACTTGGACGTGAGCATCCAGATGTTGCAAAACAGTTGAATAATTTGGCGCTGTTGTGTCAAAACCAGGGAAAATATGAGGAG GTTGAACGCTACTATCAACGTGCTTTAGTAATTTACGAATCAAAGTTAGGGCCAGACGATCCAAACGTTGCaaagacaaaaaataatcTTGCCTCTTGTTACCTCAAACAAGGAAAATATAAGGAGGCGGAGGTTCTCTACAAACAGGTCCTAACAAGAGCTCATGAACGTGAATTTGGGGCAATTGAAGGTGACAACAAACCAATATGGCAG GTAGCGGAAGAGcgtgaagaaaataaacataGAAATAAGGAAAACGCGCCATATGGTGAATATGGTGGTTGGCATAAAGCAGCAAAAGTCGATTCACCTACGGTAACTACAACACTCAAAAACTTAGGCGCACTTTACCGGCGACAGGGAAAATATGAGGCTGCTGAAACGCTTGAAGACTGTGCGTTGAGGTCACGAAGAGAG CCGCACGTACAGCAG GCACTAGACTTAGTGAAGCAGGCAAAAGTAGCACAGATCCTTGGAGATGAGAAAGGATCAACAAGGCGAGGCTCACGATCGAGTTTGGCAAACAGTGAGCAAGAACAGCACGACGAG GATCGCAAACACGCTGTTCGTGCCCAGTAA
- the LOC107223673 gene encoding kinesin light chain isoform X5, translating to MGRTDMSKTLNAYRIKKIEHIGRMTAMTQEEIVAGARTVAQGLEALRCEHGGLLQGLQSQEAPAAREKASLISRNIEMIELGLGEAQVMMALASHLQMVEAEKQKLRTQVRRLCQENAWLRDELAGTQQKLQGSEQAVAQLEVEKRQLNFMASIRQFDPDPPAEDENTKDRPKDDPVVDLFPDDDNDDRTMTPTPPSQFAQQVNAGYEIPARLRTLHNLVIQYASQGRYEVAVPLCKQALEDLEKTSGHDHPDVATMLNILALVYRDQNKFKEAANLLNDALAIREKTLGENHPAVAATLNNLAVLYGKRGKYKEAEPLCKRALEIREKVLGREHPDVAKQLNNLALLCQNQGKYEEVERYYQRALVIYESKLGPDDPNVAKTKNNLASCYLKQGKYKEAEVLYKQVLTRAHEREFGAIEGDNKPIWQVAEEREENKHRNKENAPYGEYGGWHKAAKVDSPTVTTTLKNLGALYRRQGKYEAAETLEDCALRSRREALDLVKQAKVAQILGDEKGSTRRGSRSSLANSEQEQHDETSLPLVQGALHEEQSGHQDASPNKPGLKTKLFNVLGIHSSTIANTLFVPSNQDIKETFK from the exons ATGGGTAGAACAGATATGTCAAAAACGCTGAACGCTTATAGAAT TAAGAAAATCGAACATATTGGCAGAATGACAGCCATGACACAGGAGGAGATAGTAGCCGGCGCTCGGACGGTGGCCCAGGGACTGGAGGCTCTTCGCTGTGAACACGGGGGTCTCCTGCAGGGTCTACAGTCTCAGGAGGCACCAGCGGCGAGGGAAAAGGCCAGTCTAATATCCAGGAATATTGAAATGATCGAATTGGGTCTTGGAGAAGCACAAGTCATGATGGCCTTGGCTAGTCACTTACAAATGGTCGAAGCTGAGAAGCAGAAACTCAGAACGCAAGTTAGACGATTGTGTCAGGAAAATGCGTGGCTCAGAGACGAGCTTGCAGGAACTCAACAGAAGTTGCAGGGCAGTGAACAAGCG GTTGCACAACTAGAAGTAGAGAAGAGGCAGCTGAACTTTATGGCCAGCATAAGACAATTTGATCCTGATCCACCAGCTGAGGATGAAAATACAAAGGATAGGCCGAAAGATGATCCAGTTGTTGATCTGTTCCCGGATGATGATAACGATGATCGAA CCATGACACCAACTCCACCATCTCAGTTCGCTCAACAAGTGAATGCTGGATACGAAATACCAGCACGTCTCCGTACTCTACATAATCTTGTTATCCAATATGCGAGTCAAGGGCGTTACGAAGTTGCAGTACCACTGTGCAAGCAGGCGTTAGAAGACCTTGAAAAAACATCTGGTCATGATCACCCCGATGTTGCGACGATGCTAAATATTTTAGCCCTAGTTTACAGAGATCAAAACAAGTTCAAAGAGGCAGCAAATCTGCTTAATGATGCTTTAGCCATCAGAGAAAAAACTTTGGGTGAAAATCACCCAGCTGTTGCTGCAACGTTAAATAACTTGGCTGTTTTATATGGTAAACGTGGAAAATATAAGGAAGCTGAGCCGTTATGCAAGCGTGCATTGGAGATTCGGGAAAAGGTACTTGGACGTGAGCATCCAGATGTTGCAAAACAGTTGAATAATTTGGCGCTGTTGTGTCAAAACCAGGGAAAATATGAGGAG GTTGAACGCTACTATCAACGTGCTTTAGTAATTTACGAATCAAAGTTAGGGCCAGACGATCCAAACGTTGCaaagacaaaaaataatcTTGCCTCTTGTTACCTCAAACAAGGAAAATATAAGGAGGCGGAGGTTCTCTACAAACAGGTCCTAACAAGAGCTCATGAACGTGAATTTGGGGCAATTGAAGGTGACAACAAACCAATATGGCAG GTAGCGGAAGAGcgtgaagaaaataaacataGAAATAAGGAAAACGCGCCATATGGTGAATATGGTGGTTGGCATAAAGCAGCAAAAGTCGATTCACCTACGGTAACTACAACACTCAAAAACTTAGGCGCACTTTACCGGCGACAGGGAAAATATGAGGCTGCTGAAACGCTTGAAGACTGTGCGTTGAGGTCACGAAGAGAG GCACTAGACTTAGTGAAGCAGGCAAAAGTAGCACAGATCCTTGGAGATGAGAAAGGATCAACAAGGCGAGGCTCACGATCGAGTTTGGCAAACAGTGAGCAAGAACAGCACGACGAG ACCTCGCTGCCGTTGGTACAAGGGGCGCTGCACGAAGAACAGTCTGGCCATCAAGATGCTAGCCCAAACAAACCAGGACTCAAAACCAAACTGTTCAATGTTCTTGGAATTCATTCTTCTAC GATCGCAAACACGCTGTTCGTGCCCAGTAACCAGGATATAAAAGAAACATTCAAATGA
- the LOC107223673 gene encoding kinesin light chain isoform X2 — MGRTDMSKTLNAYRIKKIEHIGRMTAMTQEEIVAGARTVAQGLEALRCEHGGLLQGLQSQEAPAAREKASLISRNIEMIELGLGEAQVMMALASHLQMVEAEKQKLRTQVRRLCQENAWLRDELAGTQQKLQGSEQAVAQLEVEKRQLNFMASIRQFDPDPPAEDENTKDRPKDDPVVDLFPDDDNDDRTMTPTPPSQFAQQVNAGYEIPARLRTLHNLVIQYASQGRYEVAVPLCKQALEDLEKTSGHDHPDVATMLNILALVYRDQNKFKEAANLLNDALAIREKTLGENHPAVAATLNNLAVLYGKRGKYKEAEPLCKRALEIREKVLGREHPDVAKQLNNLALLCQNQGKYEEVERYYQRALVIYESKLGPDDPNVAKTKNNLASCYLKQGKYKEAEVLYKQVLTRAHEREFGAIEGDNKPIWQVAEEREENKHRNKENAPYGEYGGWHKAAKVDSPTVTTTLKNLGALYRRQGKYEAAETLEDCALRSRREALDLVKQAKVAQILGDEKGSTRRGSRSSLANSEQEQHDEFFSLSGPNPRFDDSTLNHRPRCRWYKGRCTKNSLAIKMLAQTNQDSKPNCSMFLEFILLRSQTRCSCPVTRI; from the exons ATGGGTAGAACAGATATGTCAAAAACGCTGAACGCTTATAGAAT TAAGAAAATCGAACATATTGGCAGAATGACAGCCATGACACAGGAGGAGATAGTAGCCGGCGCTCGGACGGTGGCCCAGGGACTGGAGGCTCTTCGCTGTGAACACGGGGGTCTCCTGCAGGGTCTACAGTCTCAGGAGGCACCAGCGGCGAGGGAAAAGGCCAGTCTAATATCCAGGAATATTGAAATGATCGAATTGGGTCTTGGAGAAGCACAAGTCATGATGGCCTTGGCTAGTCACTTACAAATGGTCGAAGCTGAGAAGCAGAAACTCAGAACGCAAGTTAGACGATTGTGTCAGGAAAATGCGTGGCTCAGAGACGAGCTTGCAGGAACTCAACAGAAGTTGCAGGGCAGTGAACAAGCG GTTGCACAACTAGAAGTAGAGAAGAGGCAGCTGAACTTTATGGCCAGCATAAGACAATTTGATCCTGATCCACCAGCTGAGGATGAAAATACAAAGGATAGGCCGAAAGATGATCCAGTTGTTGATCTGTTCCCGGATGATGATAACGATGATCGAA CCATGACACCAACTCCACCATCTCAGTTCGCTCAACAAGTGAATGCTGGATACGAAATACCAGCACGTCTCCGTACTCTACATAATCTTGTTATCCAATATGCGAGTCAAGGGCGTTACGAAGTTGCAGTACCACTGTGCAAGCAGGCGTTAGAAGACCTTGAAAAAACATCTGGTCATGATCACCCCGATGTTGCGACGATGCTAAATATTTTAGCCCTAGTTTACAGAGATCAAAACAAGTTCAAAGAGGCAGCAAATCTGCTTAATGATGCTTTAGCCATCAGAGAAAAAACTTTGGGTGAAAATCACCCAGCTGTTGCTGCAACGTTAAATAACTTGGCTGTTTTATATGGTAAACGTGGAAAATATAAGGAAGCTGAGCCGTTATGCAAGCGTGCATTGGAGATTCGGGAAAAGGTACTTGGACGTGAGCATCCAGATGTTGCAAAACAGTTGAATAATTTGGCGCTGTTGTGTCAAAACCAGGGAAAATATGAGGAG GTTGAACGCTACTATCAACGTGCTTTAGTAATTTACGAATCAAAGTTAGGGCCAGACGATCCAAACGTTGCaaagacaaaaaataatcTTGCCTCTTGTTACCTCAAACAAGGAAAATATAAGGAGGCGGAGGTTCTCTACAAACAGGTCCTAACAAGAGCTCATGAACGTGAATTTGGGGCAATTGAAGGTGACAACAAACCAATATGGCAG GTAGCGGAAGAGcgtgaagaaaataaacataGAAATAAGGAAAACGCGCCATATGGTGAATATGGTGGTTGGCATAAAGCAGCAAAAGTCGATTCACCTACGGTAACTACAACACTCAAAAACTTAGGCGCACTTTACCGGCGACAGGGAAAATATGAGGCTGCTGAAACGCTTGAAGACTGTGCGTTGAGGTCACGAAGAGAG GCACTAGACTTAGTGAAGCAGGCAAAAGTAGCACAGATCCTTGGAGATGAGAAAGGATCAACAAGGCGAGGCTCACGATCGAGTTTGGCAAACAGTGAGCAAGAACAGCACGACGAG tttttttcgttgtCCGGCCCGAATCCACGATTCGACGACTCGACACTCAATCACAGACCTCGCTGCCGTTGGTACAAGGGGCGCTGCACGAAGAACAGTCTGGCCATCAAGATGCTAGCCCAAACAAACCAGGACTCAAAACCAAACTGTTCAATGTTCTTGGAATTCATTCTTCTAC GATCGCAAACACGCTGTTCGTGCCCAGTAACCAGGATATAA
- the LOC107223673 gene encoding kinesin light chain isoform X1, with amino-acid sequence MGRTDMSKTLNAYRIKKIEHIGRMTAMTQEEIVAGARTVAQGLEALRCEHGGLLQGLQSQEAPAAREKASLISRNIEMIELGLGEAQVMMALASHLQMVEAEKQKLRTQVRRLCQENAWLRDELAGTQQKLQGSEQAVAQLEVEKRQLNFMASIRQFDPDPPAEDENTKDRPKDDPVVDLFPDDDNDDRTMTPTPPSQFAQQVNAGYEIPARLRTLHNLVIQYASQGRYEVAVPLCKQALEDLEKTSGHDHPDVATMLNILALVYRDQNKFKEAANLLNDALAIREKTLGENHPAVAATLNNLAVLYGKRGKYKEAEPLCKRALEIREKVLGREHPDVAKQLNNLALLCQNQGKYEEVERYYQRALVIYESKLGPDDPNVAKTKNNLASCYLKQGKYKEAEVLYKQVLTRAHEREFGAIEGDNKPIWQVAEEREENKHRNKENAPYGEYGGWHKAAKVDSPTVTTTLKNLGALYRRQGKYEAAETLEDCALRSRREPHVQQALDLVKQAKVAQILGDEKGSTRRGSRSSLANSEQEQHDEFFSLSGPNPRFDDSTLNHRPRCRWYKGRCTKNSLAIKMLAQTNQDSKPNCSMFLEFILLRSQTRCSCPVTRI; translated from the exons ATGGGTAGAACAGATATGTCAAAAACGCTGAACGCTTATAGAAT TAAGAAAATCGAACATATTGGCAGAATGACAGCCATGACACAGGAGGAGATAGTAGCCGGCGCTCGGACGGTGGCCCAGGGACTGGAGGCTCTTCGCTGTGAACACGGGGGTCTCCTGCAGGGTCTACAGTCTCAGGAGGCACCAGCGGCGAGGGAAAAGGCCAGTCTAATATCCAGGAATATTGAAATGATCGAATTGGGTCTTGGAGAAGCACAAGTCATGATGGCCTTGGCTAGTCACTTACAAATGGTCGAAGCTGAGAAGCAGAAACTCAGAACGCAAGTTAGACGATTGTGTCAGGAAAATGCGTGGCTCAGAGACGAGCTTGCAGGAACTCAACAGAAGTTGCAGGGCAGTGAACAAGCG GTTGCACAACTAGAAGTAGAGAAGAGGCAGCTGAACTTTATGGCCAGCATAAGACAATTTGATCCTGATCCACCAGCTGAGGATGAAAATACAAAGGATAGGCCGAAAGATGATCCAGTTGTTGATCTGTTCCCGGATGATGATAACGATGATCGAA CCATGACACCAACTCCACCATCTCAGTTCGCTCAACAAGTGAATGCTGGATACGAAATACCAGCACGTCTCCGTACTCTACATAATCTTGTTATCCAATATGCGAGTCAAGGGCGTTACGAAGTTGCAGTACCACTGTGCAAGCAGGCGTTAGAAGACCTTGAAAAAACATCTGGTCATGATCACCCCGATGTTGCGACGATGCTAAATATTTTAGCCCTAGTTTACAGAGATCAAAACAAGTTCAAAGAGGCAGCAAATCTGCTTAATGATGCTTTAGCCATCAGAGAAAAAACTTTGGGTGAAAATCACCCAGCTGTTGCTGCAACGTTAAATAACTTGGCTGTTTTATATGGTAAACGTGGAAAATATAAGGAAGCTGAGCCGTTATGCAAGCGTGCATTGGAGATTCGGGAAAAGGTACTTGGACGTGAGCATCCAGATGTTGCAAAACAGTTGAATAATTTGGCGCTGTTGTGTCAAAACCAGGGAAAATATGAGGAG GTTGAACGCTACTATCAACGTGCTTTAGTAATTTACGAATCAAAGTTAGGGCCAGACGATCCAAACGTTGCaaagacaaaaaataatcTTGCCTCTTGTTACCTCAAACAAGGAAAATATAAGGAGGCGGAGGTTCTCTACAAACAGGTCCTAACAAGAGCTCATGAACGTGAATTTGGGGCAATTGAAGGTGACAACAAACCAATATGGCAG GTAGCGGAAGAGcgtgaagaaaataaacataGAAATAAGGAAAACGCGCCATATGGTGAATATGGTGGTTGGCATAAAGCAGCAAAAGTCGATTCACCTACGGTAACTACAACACTCAAAAACTTAGGCGCACTTTACCGGCGACAGGGAAAATATGAGGCTGCTGAAACGCTTGAAGACTGTGCGTTGAGGTCACGAAGAGAG CCGCACGTACAGCAG GCACTAGACTTAGTGAAGCAGGCAAAAGTAGCACAGATCCTTGGAGATGAGAAAGGATCAACAAGGCGAGGCTCACGATCGAGTTTGGCAAACAGTGAGCAAGAACAGCACGACGAG tttttttcgttgtCCGGCCCGAATCCACGATTCGACGACTCGACACTCAATCACAGACCTCGCTGCCGTTGGTACAAGGGGCGCTGCACGAAGAACAGTCTGGCCATCAAGATGCTAGCCCAAACAAACCAGGACTCAAAACCAAACTGTTCAATGTTCTTGGAATTCATTCTTCTAC GATCGCAAACACGCTGTTCGTGCCCAGTAACCAGGATATAA